In the genome of Aequorivita sp. H23M31, the window AAAAGTGTTTTGTTTCCAGATAAAGAAAGTGTTTTAAGCAATCCTTTAGATTTAAATTCTATTCTGGTAGGATTCAAGGAACCCTTTAATGAAGTCATCACTTCGGAAAGAATTTCTTCTGGAAATCTTCTTAATTGGACAACAGCAAGCGGAAAGGATCTAATCATTGATCCCGAAAATGGCCGATTCCTATTTCACACCCCTCCCGAAGAACTGGGAAAAATTTATATAGCATACTATTATGGTTTTTCAGGACCGATTGGTGCAGGAAGTTATGAACGACCATGGATACTTAATTCCTTACCTGATATTAAAAAAACAAATGGAGGACCCCTAATTGCAACTGATCTTTTAAACGACGGTATAACCCAAATCGAGGATAGTAAAACCTATGGCCCCATTTCCTCAAAAATGGCCATTGTGCAAATGGGTATTCAAGCTGTGAACAAACAAAGACCTTATCTCCGCTTGGAAAGCACCCTAACGCTCGGCACAGGAACAAATAAAAACTCCCAAATTACTTTTGACGGTTTGTGGATTGGCTCAAAAGGTGACAAAGTTGCGGAAATTATTCTAAAAGGAAATTTTAAATGTGTGATTATTAAAAATTGCACACTAGATCCCGGTGGAAGTAAAAACATTAAGGACGAACAATTGTTTCCTGTTAAATTAATTGTAGACGGGTACGTCGAAAATCTATGTATTGAATCGAGTATTATCGGACCTGTCCATCTTAGTAATCATGGATATATAGAAGAAACTAGCATTCGCGATTCAATAATTCAATCTGTGGATTCTACAATAAATGCACTTGAGGTCAAAACTGGAAAAACAAATATTGAACGATCTACGATTTTTGGAAGTATCGACGTTCATCGCCTATATGCCACGGAGGTTATAATTACATCCGAATCAAATGTTACCGACACACAAAACGGATGTTTTAGATTTGGCGCTGCTCCCCAGTCCAGCAGACTGCCACATCCTTTTGAAAGTTTTTTATTTGAATTTGACACCCATCACTGGTTTACCTCCCGCAAATTTGGGAATCCCGCCTACGGCCAACTAAGTGACACTGCTCCCACTGTCTTAAAAAATGGGGCAGAAAATGGTTCTGAAATGGGAGCATTTAGCACTCTTTTAAATCCTATCAAATTTGATGGCTTAAAAACCAAAATTGAAGAATACATGCCTTTTGGGCTTATCCCGATTTATATTCACAATACTTAATTTTAGATTATGGGAACGTTTGATATATCCAGAATAAATTTCGATAAAACAAAACATTATTCGAGTGTTCGCATGCAACAGGGCCGCGTCTTGACGGATGACGATTGGAACGAAAATGAACGTATTGAAGATGAAGATTTTAGAGAATCCAAAGTTGATATAATAGGACCTTACGGTACTCCAGATGATGGCTTCCTGATTAAAAACCCTCAATTTCTGGAAGGAGATGCAATCGATTTTGATATAAATCCCGGAACCATCTATCTGGGAGGTCTGCGATTGGAGCTAGAGGCTGCTAAGGAAACCTTCAGAACCCAAAAAGACTGGCTTCAATTAAACCCTAATTCCTATACAGCGGGAGATCTAAGAGAAAAAACAAGAAATAGCCTCGTGTATATTGAAGCATGGCAACAAGCCGTTAGCGCGGTAGAGGACAGTTCTCTTTTTGAAGTGGCTTTGGGTGGACCCGACACCACAACAAGACTTAAAATAATGCGCAGGGTACATCTTGCTAAAAGTAACGCAGATAACTGTACTGAAGCTTGGGACAAGCTGAAAGAAGAATGGAAAAAACAGAAACTGGGCAAAATAAATGAGGAATACGAACGCATATCCGATACGAAACTTACGGTCACCTTTGACAAAAGTGGATTATCGGAAGATAATTGTTCCCCCAGTGCAATTGGTGGATATTTGGGTGCCGAAAATCAAGCTATCAGAGTTCAAATTGTAGATGAGAATCATTTTACTTGGGGCTTTGATAACGCATCGCCATTATATAGAGTATTGTTGGACGCGAGCAATAAAACAATTACTCTGTTAACCGAACCAAAAGACCAATACCATTGGCCATTAACCGGATATAATGTGGAAATCCTTCCTTGGTCTGCTGTTCTGCCTAATGGGGAAAAAATATCAGAAGAATCTGGATTTCTTACCAAGGTGGAAACTTCTTACGACCCTGACACGACCCAATTCACTATAAAAGATGCTATCAGCCCAGACTTTGGAATGGGATGGAAAAACAGAAAAGACCGTGAGGATTTGGAAGAACAAACCCCTCCGGAATATTTCTATATGCGTATATGGAACCGGGGAACCGATCTTTCATCAGATGCCGCAATTGAATTTGAAAAAGATAAACCTATCACCCTTGGCCAAACGGGAATCGAAATTACCATTAGCGGAAATGAAGCAATTAGAAGTGATTTCTGGGTTATCGCAGCAAGACCTGAAACTCCAAATCAAATAGTTCCCTGGGAAGCGGAAAAAGGTATTTCATCTTATGGTGTTCGCCGTTTTTTCGCCCCGCTTGCAATAATCCAGTGGTCTTTCTCCTCAAATCAAGAAATTAAAGGAGAAGTTATTTCAGATTGCAGAATTCCATTTCTCCCTCTCACCGATCTCCTTTCTTCTGAAGATTTAAGACTTCACCACAAATATCTGCACGGATTTGGCGTAGTCTGCGGACTCAAAGTCAAGTGTGGAAATAAACGAGAGGGTATCATTGTGGAAACAGGAGTAGCCCTCGATTGTGAGGGATATATGATTCGGGTGAAGAAACCAATTCCCTACAACTTGGTGGAAAGGGCCATAAAACAAAAGTTATTGAACAATAGTGGAAATGGACGTGTTTCTGTTATAATCTCAAGAGGTAACAACCATCAGCCACAAATTTCAATTGAACCATTTGTGCTGGAATCGTTTTGGGATCGGGTTCTAGAAGGCACACTTATTAAGGATTTTTGGGATCATTGCATTAAAAATTTAATCGAATTATTCACGGCCAATTTTGTAATAGGTAATGAGGTAGTCCCAGTTACTAGAGAACAAAGGCGCACTACGGCATTTATCAACCTCTTCGCCCAGGTGTTAAATCCGCAGAGTGGCTCCTTTGCCTTTATTTCAAGTAAAAGCACCAAAACGGAAGATCTAGGAGATGGTTCAGACGAAGATGATTTGCTCCGAGAATTCTATTATAAATTAAGGGAGCAACTTGAAAGCGAAACCTATTGTGGAATGTACGACGGAGACCGACCTTTTCCAGATTATATTATAGAGCCGGGGCTTGATACTATATTTGGCCCCCCTTTTAAAATTCATCAGAAACTTAAGACCAGTGCCGATGGCCGATTTGCCTACACTTGTGGGGGCAATAATAAAGTTTACGTCTATTCAGTGGGAGACTCTCAGGAATTGATCCAAGTAAGTACAGTAAATGGTGGAACAAATTTTAAATTAACAGATATCGTCATTAATTCTAATGGAGATGTTTTATACGCTGTTGGCAACGATAATAGTAATACATTGTTCGCAATGGCCTCTATCGATTCCGAATCTGGTAAATTGAGATGGAAAAAAAACTCGATAGTATCCAATGAACAATTTGTTAGCTTAGGTATTGACGGAAAAAATAATCTATACGCAATCGCTAAGGCCAAAGGATTATATTTAATTAATGGAATAGGCAACAGCACATTTAGTCCAAGAGGAATAAAAGATTTTAACGCTACAGGTTTATTGCACATTTCCAACTTTAACGAAAGATGGATAGCATTGGCCGGCGACAATTTCACCAACACTCCAATCTCCAACTTTGATGGGCATTTGATCATTGACCTGGACAGTCCAGGCCAATATGAAAACACGCATTTGATAATTAATGGGAATGATGCCACTAATGACATTATTTCAGATGAGCAATATGTTTATGCCTCTGGGAATAGGAAGGACGGGCAACGAATAATTAGTCGGTTTTATTTTGGAGAGTTTCAGGAAAATGCTTCAGTCGATGTCGAAGATAATGGATTTATTAGGATGGCGATACACACAGGTAACCAAATAGATTATCTGTTATTTTCATTATCCGCTGGCTGCAAAGTTTTACGCGTTCCGCTAAATAGAGAAGGAAATTTTATAGTGGACACAAATTTCAGAATTCCAACCCAGCTTGCTTCTTTTGATATTGTGGTCCATAGCAAAAACAATTCTGCCTATGTTTTAAATGCGTTCGTAAATACCCTAACAACCATAAATTTAGCAGAAGTTTTTAATTCGCAACCTCAACCCACGTATACGATGGAACCTCCAGTTGAACTTTGGCAATATCGAAGGGCAGTTTACAATGCATATTTAGACCTCCTAACCCATCTTGTACAGTCATTAAAGGATTGTTTTTGTGACAAGTTCCTGGTGGATTGTCCAGAATGTGATGAGGACGATAAGGTCTATCTTGGATGTGTGGATATTAGGAACAATCAAGTACATCATATATGCAATTTTACCAAGAGGAAATATGTAAAATCCTTTAAAACCGTAGAATATTGGATGTCAACAATTCCCGTAATGCCGATTGTAAGAGAGGCTTTTTCCAAATTCTGTTGTATGGTAATTGAACCCAAGCCGAAAGAAACAGTGGTTAAAGCAAAATACGAAGGAACAATGGAGCCATTGGATCCAAAAGTAATAACACCCCAATAGTTTATTTAATATAAAAGAAAACTATCATGAACGATCTATATGAAATTATCGGAAGAGTAATTGATGGTGCCAAAAAAGGCGGCATTGCAAACTTGCGTGTGGAAGCTTGGGATAAAGATGTCAAGTACCACGATCTTCTGGGCAGTTGCATCACCAATGCAGATGGGGGATTTGAAATGTCTTTTGATTCTACTTACTTCAGAGAATTCGCTCCTGAAGAAAAACCTGATATATTCTTTAAAATTTATTTAGGAAAAAAACTGATTAAAAGCACTGAGGACACTCCCTTAAAAAATGCTGAACGTAAGGTGAATGTAACCCTAACAATAGATTTACCAGAATATATGATGCCAGAAGGAAGAGACCGAGTTTCAACTGAACAAATGTTGAGGATTGCGGCATTTTTTCAAGATTCGGATTTTGCAGGAGTTTATTCTGATTATAGGAAAAAAGCAGGCACTTCTATCAATCACCTTTCGGATATGATAATGAATACCGTCAATAAATTTGATTTCGAACCTATAAAACGTTCACCTGTACGGGAGGAAGAAATCATAGATCAGAAATTGGTGGATGTAAAAAAGAATATGGAAAGTCAAAATGTTACCATAGGAGAGATTAGGGAATACGATCCAAAGTTGGACAGAACCTCTATTATGGATATTAATTTTATCCACAAAAATATTAAAGAAGGTCAACGCATAAATCTTTATGAGGAAGAAGGAGTTGTAAAATACTATACCTTTGCAAATGAAAAAACGGAAAGTAGATCAGAAACACCCCTTCAGAATACCACAACAGAGAAAAGGCCAGATGAGGTTGTGACTTTAAAGACCGAGGTTAGCCAATTAAAAAGACAATTAAATGAGGTACACGCCACGCATCAAAGAGAAATTTCTTTACGGGATGAGCGGATAAAAAAACTAGAAAAATCCGTAACCCAGTTTGATAAATTCTCCTCTGAATTTGAGTCACTTAAAAATCAGGTTTCCCAACTCTCCAAAACCCCAAAGAAACCCATCCGAAAAAAAGATGATAAATAAACGATATCGATATTGATTCTGCTTGTTTAAAGAAGGAGTCACTTTCTTTAAAAAAAAACAAAACTCCCGAGTTTAGAAGAACTTTGGGAGTTTTTTGATGGTTTTATATATTGATGGCAATCTCTATAATGCGCTACATTTCTTGCACAAATTCAAAAAAAACTTTTTTGTGAAGATCCAGATTTAAATTAGGTGAAACCGAAACCCGAACGATATAGTCCTTATCTCCTTCCTTGGTTGTGCCTTGGGTTGAGGTAGCTGGGATAGTCCAATAGCATCCTTTAAGTTGCCCGTAGCTAACGCAAAATTTACTTTCGCTGGGAATTTCGGAAATCATTTTATTGATCAATTTTAGATTGAGTTGTCTTTTATGCGCTTCCTTTTCTTCAACAGAGTTTCCTTTCGTAGGAAGATCCAATGAAAAAACAGAAGGCGTAAATCCTTGTTCGGCTAATTCCTCCGAAACAAAATTGATTTTTGCATCAGGCAAAATGGTATGGATATAAGTTACAAACTCTCTCGTATTTTTATATGCATCCTTAATTCTTTCGTTCATCGATGGCAATTGTTCCGCAAGTATTTTATATTGAAGCGCTGTTGCCTCATTATCACAGAGCGCCAAATGCTTTTCTATTTTCCCCATTAAATCTGCCGTTTTAGCATTTGCAACGCAATAACCAGCAGTACATCTACCTCCACTGGGGAATTTTGATCCACTAGCATAAGAAAGTGCCCGAACTTCGGAAAGCACTTCCCCATTTCCTAAAAAATGATAATTGGGACAAAAAGTTTGATCTAAAATAAAAACAGGTTCGATAGCTGAATTTCCTTCCGCAGTTTTCCGCTTTTTACCCAATACATCTTTCAACGCCTCCAAATCAGGAACCTCCACTCTCGGGTTTGTGGGAATCTCGGCAATGATGTAAGGAATAGCATCCTCATGTGCTATTTGGGTCAAAATCGTTTCCAAGCTTTGGACCATATCATTTTCCCTATCCACTAGTAAATCCACTATTTCAACATTATTAAAACAAGCAGCTACCCGTCTGGCTTGGTCATTGGTTCCACCATAGCAATTGGGAGGAACGATAAATTTGATTTTCTTTCCTTTATATGTTTCTTGAGCATCATCAATTAACCCCATCATAATGGCGTATTGAATGGATAGACCACTGGAAGCTACCAACGGTTTTGTATCTACTCCGGTTATCTGGTTAATATTATCCAGAACTTGTTTCTTGTCTAACCCAACATCTTCCTTATGTGAAGAAAAAGAAGATTTCCCTATTAGAATTTGAAGAGCAGTAAAACAATTCGCCGGTGTCATAGCAATGGTTTCCCTACGACGTACATGTTGTATTTCGGAAATGTAATTTTGATTTTGTTCTCCGTTCACTAATAAAATACTTCCAAAAGAAGGATGAAGATGAACATAGAAGTCAATTTGTGGAAGTAGATTAAAATTTTCGATGGTATCGGTTTGGGAAATAAAGATCGTACTGCCATCAAAAGAAGCAATTTCGCCTACGCTACTAACTTTTTTCAATTCAAATTTATACCCATATATTTTTTCTAAAACATCTATATCAAAAAAATCCGGCAGTTTGTCGGTATAAACAATTTGGGTGTTTTTATTCGCTAGCAGAATCGTTCTAAGAATTGCCATCACCGGAATAGTTTGGGAGGAAAAGGCAATAACATTTTCTGCATCCAACTCATTTAATTTGGCAATTGCCCATTCCAAAACGCAGGATAAAGGATGTCCTAATCGGATGTAATCGTAAGCAGTTGGTAATTTCTCTAGCGCGGAAGTTAGATAGATGTCGTGTTCGTATAAATTTTCGAATTGCTCCAAAAACTCAGTTTTAGCCAATTCTTCATTATAAATATCCAAGCGATGCGTAGTTATATCCAACCATCCTTTTGGAACATTCTCCAGCACATTTTTAATATAATTCAGCACATTTTCTTCTTTCATAGATCTTTTTTTAAAGAGCTTCGAAATTACATTAATTAGCTTAAGTTGAAAAATACATCAAGCCAAACCTTTCTAAATGTCGATAGAGATTGATAAAAAAACGACCAGATTAGAGACCCAGTCGTTTTTAAATTTATTCTAAGAAGGGAATTATCTTCTTCCCATAAAAATTGAAATAAAATATAGCAAGGTTGCTAATGAGCCGATTGCCGAAACCACATAAGTTCTAGCGGCCCATTTCAAAGCGTCTTTAGCGCCTTCGTGTTCTTGCGGCGTTAGCATATGGCTCCTTTCCAACCATACCAAAGCGCGTTTACTTGCATCAAATTCAACCGGTAGGGTGATAAAAGCAAAGGCAGTAGTAACGGCAAAAAGGATAATACCTACCAAAAAGATCCAACTTCCAAATGCCGATCCTGTGGCGAAAAGGATTAATCCAGCCATAATAACGAAATTGGAAAGTTTACTGGAAATACTTACCGCTGGTACGATTACCGAGCGCAGTTTCAACCACGAATAAGCTGTAGCATGCTGAACGGCGTGACCACATTCGTGGGCCGCAACTGCAGCTGCTGCCGCATTTCTTTGGAGGTAAACAGGTTCACTTAAGTTTACCGTTTTCTTTGCGGGATCGTAATGATCAGTCAATTGTCCGGGAACGGAAATGACCTTTACATCATGGATTCCGTTATCCGCCAACATTTTTTCGGCGATTTCCTTTCCGCTCATTCCATTTTGAAGGTGGATCTGCGAATATTTTTTAAATTTACTTTTTAATTGATGACTAACTAGCCAGCTCACTAAAAAGATAACTCCTGCAATCAAATAGTATCCTATCATTTTATTTTAGTTCTTTAAGTGTGTATTCTCTCTTCGTCCTCTGCGGCTTTCCGGTGATAATAACCGCGAAGGCGCAAAGAACGCAAAGTATATAGCAAATAGTATGCAAAATTTTTACCCTACAATATTCACGATTTTTCCGGGTACAACTATCACTTTTTTGGGCGTACGTCCTTCTAAATAATGAATTGTTTTTTCATGTGCCATTACGGCAGATTCGATTTCATCCTTGCTCAGATCCAATGGCAGTTCTAGAGTGAAACGCATTTTCCCATTGAAAGAGATAGGGTATTCCTTAGTGTTTTCTACCAAATACTTTTCCTCAAATTTAGGGAAAGGTGCAGTGGAAATACTTTCTGAATGTCCCAGCTTCTGCCATAGCTCCTCGGCGATATGTGGCGCATAAGGAGAAATAAGAATCGCGAGAGGCTCCAACACTTCTCGCGAAGTACATTTCTGGGCTGTAAGTTCATTTACCGCAATCATAAAAGTAGAAACAGAAGTATTAAAATGGAAATTCTCGATGTCCTCCTGAACTTTTTTGATGGTTTTGTGAAGGATTTTCAAGTCCTCCCCAGACCCCTTGTTCCCCTCCGGGGGAGTGTCAGTTACGTAAAAACTTTCGTCTGGTCCGGAATGATATAATTTCCAAAGTTTTTTGAGGAATCCGTGAACGCCGGTAATTCCGGCCATGTTCCAAGGTTTTGCCTGTTCAAGTGGACCGAGGAACATTTCATACATTCTTAGAGTGTCCGCGCCATATTTTTCGCAAATCTCATCGGGATTTACCACATTGTATTTGGATTTGGACATTTTTTCGACTTCTCTTGAAACTTTAAAGTCCCCTCCTGGCCTCCCCTGAGGGGAGGAGCTTGGCTCGTAAATACTTCCATCTTCAAGGATGAAAATTGCATTTTTATATTCTTCTCTCCAGTTTTTGAAGGCTTCGATGTATAGGTTGTTATGAGAATCCACGAATGAAACGTCTGCGTGAATTTTCATATCAGTCTCTGTAATTACTAAACTTTGGTCAGCTTCCGAAGCCATTTTCCCAATTATGTCAATATAGTTTCCAGATTTATATATGCCTTCGGATATAAATATAAATGGACTGAAGGTACTTGGATAAAAGTGAACAAACGCACTCTCCCCCAAAATCATCCCCTGATTAATCAACTTTTTAAATGGTTCTTCCACAGGGACCAAACCGCGGTCGTGCAGGAATTTTACCCAAAACCGGCTATATAGCAAATGTCCGGTGGCGTGTTCGCTTCCGCCAATATATAAGTCCACGTTTTGCCAGTAATCCAATGCTTCTTTTGAGGCGAAAACTTCATCGCGTTTACTATCTGGATCATTTTTACCGGGTTCCATATATCGGAAAAGGTACCAGCTGCTTCCCGCCCAACCAGGCATGGTGTTTAATTCCAATGTGTAGATTCCATTTTCATTAGAAGACCCTTCGACTGCGCTCAGGGTGACATTTGGAACAACTTTTTTGTTTTTTTCATCCCAACTCCAGTTATCAGCGCGACCTAAAGGTGGCTCTCCGGTTTCCGTTGGAAGGTATTTTTCAACTTCGGGTAACCGTAAGGGCAAATATTCAGGTGAAATTGCCTGTGGCATCCCATCCTTATAATAAATAGGAAACGGTTCTCCCCAATAGCGTTGACGGCTAAAAACCGCATCACGAAGTCGGTAATTAATTTTGCCTTTACCAATTCCTTCTTCT includes:
- a CDS encoding PLP-dependent aminotransferase family protein, with amino-acid sequence MKEENVLNYIKNVLENVPKGWLDITTHRLDIYNEELAKTEFLEQFENLYEHDIYLTSALEKLPTAYDYIRLGHPLSCVLEWAIAKLNELDAENVIAFSSQTIPVMAILRTILLANKNTQIVYTDKLPDFFDIDVLEKIYGYKFELKKVSSVGEIASFDGSTIFISQTDTIENFNLLPQIDFYVHLHPSFGSILLVNGEQNQNYISEIQHVRRRETIAMTPANCFTALQILIGKSSFSSHKEDVGLDKKQVLDNINQITGVDTKPLVASSGLSIQYAIMMGLIDDAQETYKGKKIKFIVPPNCYGGTNDQARRVAACFNNVEIVDLLVDRENDMVQSLETILTQIAHEDAIPYIIAEIPTNPRVEVPDLEALKDVLGKKRKTAEGNSAIEPVFILDQTFCPNYHFLGNGEVLSEVRALSYASGSKFPSGGRCTAGYCVANAKTADLMGKIEKHLALCDNEATALQYKILAEQLPSMNERIKDAYKNTREFVTYIHTILPDAKINFVSEELAEQGFTPSVFSLDLPTKGNSVEEKEAHKRQLNLKLINKMISEIPSESKFCVSYGQLKGCYWTIPATSTQGTTKEGDKDYIVRVSVSPNLNLDLHKKVFFEFVQEM
- a CDS encoding DUF6519 domain-containing protein, whose translation is MGTFDISRINFDKTKHYSSVRMQQGRVLTDDDWNENERIEDEDFRESKVDIIGPYGTPDDGFLIKNPQFLEGDAIDFDINPGTIYLGGLRLELEAAKETFRTQKDWLQLNPNSYTAGDLREKTRNSLVYIEAWQQAVSAVEDSSLFEVALGGPDTTTRLKIMRRVHLAKSNADNCTEAWDKLKEEWKKQKLGKINEEYERISDTKLTVTFDKSGLSEDNCSPSAIGGYLGAENQAIRVQIVDENHFTWGFDNASPLYRVLLDASNKTITLLTEPKDQYHWPLTGYNVEILPWSAVLPNGEKISEESGFLTKVETSYDPDTTQFTIKDAISPDFGMGWKNRKDREDLEEQTPPEYFYMRIWNRGTDLSSDAAIEFEKDKPITLGQTGIEITISGNEAIRSDFWVIAARPETPNQIVPWEAEKGISSYGVRRFFAPLAIIQWSFSSNQEIKGEVISDCRIPFLPLTDLLSSEDLRLHHKYLHGFGVVCGLKVKCGNKREGIIVETGVALDCEGYMIRVKKPIPYNLVERAIKQKLLNNSGNGRVSVIISRGNNHQPQISIEPFVLESFWDRVLEGTLIKDFWDHCIKNLIELFTANFVIGNEVVPVTREQRRTTAFINLFAQVLNPQSGSFAFISSKSTKTEDLGDGSDEDDLLREFYYKLREQLESETYCGMYDGDRPFPDYIIEPGLDTIFGPPFKIHQKLKTSADGRFAYTCGGNNKVYVYSVGDSQELIQVSTVNGGTNFKLTDIVINSNGDVLYAVGNDNSNTLFAMASIDSESGKLRWKKNSIVSNEQFVSLGIDGKNNLYAIAKAKGLYLINGIGNSTFSPRGIKDFNATGLLHISNFNERWIALAGDNFTNTPISNFDGHLIIDLDSPGQYENTHLIINGNDATNDIISDEQYVYASGNRKDGQRIISRFYFGEFQENASVDVEDNGFIRMAIHTGNQIDYLLFSLSAGCKVLRVPLNREGNFIVDTNFRIPTQLASFDIVVHSKNNSAYVLNAFVNTLTTINLAEVFNSQPQPTYTMEPPVELWQYRRAVYNAYLDLLTHLVQSLKDCFCDKFLVDCPECDEDDKVYLGCVDIRNNQVHHICNFTKRKYVKSFKTVEYWMSTIPVMPIVREAFSKFCCMVIEPKPKETVVKAKYEGTMEPLDPKVITPQ
- a CDS encoding zinc metallopeptidase, whose amino-acid sequence is MIGYYLIAGVIFLVSWLVSHQLKSKFKKYSQIHLQNGMSGKEIAEKMLADNGIHDVKVISVPGQLTDHYDPAKKTVNLSEPVYLQRNAAAAAVAAHECGHAVQHATAYSWLKLRSVIVPAVSISSKLSNFVIMAGLILFATGSAFGSWIFLVGIILFAVTTAFAFITLPVEFDASKRALVWLERSHMLTPQEHEGAKDALKWAARTYVVSAIGSLATLLYFISIFMGRR